In Brevibacillus brevis NBRC 100599, a single genomic region encodes these proteins:
- the deoD gene encoding purine-nucleoside phosphorylase, whose translation MSIHIGAQQGQIAETILLPGDPLRAKYIAETFLEGAECYNNVRGMLGFTGTYKGKRVSVQGTGMGVPSISIYANELMQSYGVQNLIRVGTCGAIQEDIKVRDVIIAMSASSESQTNRLLFDQIDFAPTANFELLHKAYQVATERNLPVKVGNIFTSDSFYRESLDLYKKLASYQVLAIEMESSALYTLAAKYKRNALSILTVSDHILTGEETSADERQSTFNEMIEVALDAALIK comes from the coding sequence ATGAGTATCCATATTGGAGCACAGCAAGGTCAAATTGCTGAAACTATCCTGCTGCCGGGAGATCCGCTACGGGCCAAATACATTGCTGAAACTTTCCTCGAAGGAGCAGAGTGCTACAACAACGTGCGTGGCATGCTCGGCTTCACAGGTACATACAAAGGTAAGCGCGTTTCTGTACAAGGAACGGGCATGGGAGTTCCTTCTATCTCGATCTACGCCAATGAGCTCATGCAATCGTATGGCGTTCAAAACCTGATCCGCGTAGGCACATGCGGCGCGATCCAGGAAGACATCAAAGTTCGTGACGTGATTATCGCCATGAGCGCATCCTCCGAATCCCAAACGAATCGTCTCTTGTTCGACCAGATTGATTTTGCTCCTACTGCTAACTTTGAATTGTTGCACAAAGCATATCAAGTAGCGACTGAGCGCAATCTGCCTGTCAAGGTAGGGAATATCTTTACGAGCGACAGCTTCTATCGCGAGAGCTTGGATTTGTACAAAAAATTGGCATCCTACCAAGTGCTTGCTATTGAAATGGAATCTTCCGCGCTGTACACATTGGCTGCAAAATACAAACGCAACGCATTGTCTATCCTTACCGTGAGTGATCACATTCTTACCGGTGAAGAAACTTCCGCTGACGAACGCCAATCGACTTTCAATGAAATGATTGAAGTGGCGCTGGACGCAGCTCTGATCAAGTAA
- a CDS encoding cystathionine gamma-synthase family protein codes for MKKIDNSNSLMGTKTVWAGEKEFMVFGSTQVPVVLSVAYGYDDVDEWYDVAIGNKPGHIYNRMTNPTVQAFEEKLRTLEGAERAIAFSSGMAAISSTLYTFLRPGDRVVSIKDTYGGTNKIFTEFLPNINVDVVLCNTGNQEEIETEIQKGCQLLYLESPTNPTLKIVDIEHLAKLAKSVGALVVIDNTIATPINQNPLLLGVDLVIHSATKFLSGHADALGGVVCGSQQLMEKVYHYREINGATMDPWSAYLILRGMKTLKLRVEQQAKSAMEVARFLQKQECVEAVYYPGLESHKNHEVAKRQMSGFGGILSFVLKGEMEAIKVFLPHLRLGNRAGNLGAVETIYGPARTTSHVECTLEERMALGISEGLVRMSVGIEDTEDLISDLEQALNYLASQMNKTAL; via the coding sequence ATGAAAAAAATCGATAATTCCAACAGTCTAATGGGTACAAAAACGGTTTGGGCTGGCGAAAAGGAGTTTATGGTTTTTGGTTCTACACAAGTCCCTGTCGTGTTAAGTGTAGCTTATGGATATGATGATGTGGATGAATGGTATGACGTAGCGATCGGGAATAAACCGGGCCATATATACAATCGCATGACCAACCCAACTGTTCAGGCCTTTGAAGAAAAACTGAGAACGCTGGAAGGGGCCGAGCGAGCAATAGCGTTTTCATCCGGCATGGCTGCGATCAGCAGTACTTTGTATACATTTTTACGACCAGGTGACAGGGTGGTCTCGATAAAAGATACGTACGGTGGTACGAACAAAATTTTCACTGAATTTTTACCCAATATTAATGTTGATGTTGTTTTGTGCAACACCGGCAATCAAGAAGAAATTGAAACAGAAATTCAAAAGGGCTGCCAGTTACTTTATTTGGAATCACCAACGAATCCGACATTGAAAATTGTGGACATCGAGCATTTGGCCAAGCTAGCAAAATCAGTCGGGGCATTGGTTGTTATCGACAATACGATTGCGACCCCTATAAATCAAAATCCGCTTCTACTCGGTGTTGATCTCGTTATTCACAGCGCCACCAAATTTTTAAGCGGGCATGCGGACGCATTGGGCGGAGTCGTTTGCGGTTCTCAGCAGTTGATGGAAAAAGTGTATCACTACAGAGAAATAAATGGAGCAACGATGGATCCTTGGTCCGCCTACCTCATTTTGCGGGGGATGAAAACATTAAAGCTCAGGGTAGAGCAGCAAGCGAAAAGCGCGATGGAAGTTGCCCGATTCCTGCAAAAACAAGAGTGCGTGGAGGCTGTCTATTATCCGGGATTAGAAAGCCACAAAAATCATGAGGTCGCCAAACGGCAGATGAGTGGATTCGGGGGTATTCTTAGTTTTGTTCTGAAAGGTGAAATGGAGGCGATTAAAGTTTTTCTGCCTCATTTGCGGTTAGGAAACCGGGCGGGAAATTTGGGTGCTGTCGAGACGATTTATGGCCCAGCTAGGACGACCAGCCATGTGGAATGCACGCTTGAGGAGAGGATGGCCTTGGGGATTTCTGAAGGATTGGTTCGTATGTCGGTTGGGATTGAAGATACGGAAGATTTGATTTCGGATCTCGAACAGGCATTGAACTATTTGGCTTCACAGATGAACAAAACAGCATTGTAG
- a CDS encoding amino acid permease, with the protein MRHMNEKGQTELRRTMKSRHLFMISLGGVIGTGLFLSSGYTLNQAGPGGALLAYLVGGLIMYLVMLCLGELSVAMPVTGSFQTYATKYIGPATGFTVGWMYWLTWVVTVGSEFTASGLLMQRWFPDTSVWMWSAIFGGVIFIANALSVKFFAETEFWFAGVKVIAIILFIILGGAAMFGFLPLKTGSPAPMLSNFFGEGGLIPNGFLPVVMTMISVNFAFSGTELIGITAGESENPEKSIPRTMKNIIWRTMIFFIGAIFVLAGLIPWREAGVIESPFVLVFDNIGVPYAADIMNFVIITALLSVANSGLYASTRMLWALSKEKMISHRLGRVNSKGVPMNALIISMLIACLSLLSSVFAADTVYLVLVSISGFAVVVVWMAIAASQFMFRKRFLEENNDINDLKYRTPLYPLVPIAAFGLCLASCVGLAFDPSQRIAIYCGIAFMASCYLFYYIKNRKKQIIKTSDSIVDVMEMKNRTRVGSAYDESDCNDFREISDDDPRWRHGH; encoded by the coding sequence ATGAGGCACATGAATGAAAAAGGTCAGACCGAACTACGTCGTACGATGAAAAGCAGACATTTGTTTATGATCTCCCTGGGAGGGGTAATTGGCACAGGGCTGTTTTTAAGTTCTGGCTATACCCTGAATCAGGCAGGTCCTGGGGGAGCGCTTCTTGCTTATCTGGTGGGTGGCTTAATCATGTATCTTGTCATGTTGTGCCTAGGGGAGTTATCAGTTGCCATGCCTGTAACCGGCTCTTTTCAAACCTACGCCACTAAATATATCGGGCCAGCAACCGGATTTACAGTAGGATGGATGTATTGGCTGACGTGGGTGGTTACAGTAGGCTCTGAATTTACAGCGTCTGGTCTTCTGATGCAGCGATGGTTTCCGGACACCTCTGTGTGGATGTGGAGCGCTATTTTTGGTGGAGTGATCTTTATAGCAAACGCGCTTTCCGTCAAGTTTTTTGCAGAAACTGAATTTTGGTTCGCAGGTGTGAAGGTCATTGCGATTATTTTGTTCATCATTTTGGGCGGCGCTGCGATGTTCGGATTTCTTCCATTGAAAACGGGATCACCCGCTCCCATGTTGTCTAATTTTTTTGGAGAGGGCGGTCTTATCCCGAACGGATTTCTCCCTGTAGTGATGACCATGATCTCCGTCAACTTTGCCTTCTCGGGAACGGAGCTAATCGGGATCACTGCTGGGGAAAGCGAAAACCCGGAGAAAAGTATCCCCCGTACGATGAAGAACATTATTTGGCGAACGATGATATTCTTTATCGGTGCCATTTTTGTACTAGCTGGTTTAATTCCGTGGAGAGAAGCTGGCGTTATTGAAAGCCCGTTTGTCTTGGTCTTTGACAACATCGGAGTGCCTTACGCGGCCGATATTATGAATTTTGTCATTATTACGGCATTGCTTTCCGTAGCTAACTCGGGCTTGTATGCCTCAACCCGCATGCTGTGGGCTCTTTCGAAAGAAAAAATGATCAGCCATCGACTGGGGAGAGTAAATTCCAAAGGTGTACCGATGAATGCTTTGATCATTAGCATGTTGATTGCGTGTTTATCGCTTCTGTCCAGTGTGTTTGCTGCTGACACGGTATATCTCGTTCTTGTTTCGATTTCTGGTTTTGCCGTAGTTGTTGTCTGGATGGCAATTGCAGCGTCCCAATTTATGTTTCGTAAGCGTTTTCTTGAGGAAAACAATGATATCAACGATTTGAAATACCGCACGCCTCTGTACCCGCTTGTACCGATTGCCGCTTTTGGTTTATGCCTCGCATCTTGTGTCGGACTTGCTTTTGACCCAAGTCAACGGATTGCGATCTATTGCGGTATAGCATTTATGGCTAGTTGCTACTTATTTTACTATATCAAAAATCGCAAAAAGCAAATCATCAAAACCAGCGACTCTATTGTGGATGTAATGGAAATGAAAAATAGAACGAGAGTAGGTTCGGCGTACGATGAATCCGATTGCAACGATTTTAGAGAAATTTCCGATGATGATCCTCGATGGCGCCATGGCCACTGA
- a CDS encoding GntR family transcriptional regulator, with translation MITRKYDSLKDHVYKYIASRIQNGTLLPNHKINEAEICEKLEVSRTPVREALIQLSSDNLLEYIPRRGFLVKELNTKEKLDVFAVIGSLDALAARLSMEFITDSDMSMMEEYIRKIDVSIQENNYDDYQKYQTAFHKVYIDKCNNHTLITMMESLQNSFIRQSYLSNDSEKLYVILKQMNDQHKQILRYFKERDSDALANLIQFHHWKIEHPEMI, from the coding sequence ATGATTACTCGCAAATACGACTCATTAAAAGACCACGTATACAAATATATTGCTTCGCGAATCCAGAATGGAACATTGCTGCCAAATCACAAGATTAATGAAGCAGAGATCTGTGAAAAGCTGGAGGTCAGCAGGACTCCCGTTCGGGAAGCACTCATCCAGTTGTCCTCGGATAATCTCCTGGAGTATATTCCGAGACGCGGCTTTCTCGTAAAGGAACTAAATACGAAAGAAAAGTTGGATGTATTCGCCGTCATTGGTTCATTGGATGCCTTGGCTGCACGGTTGTCAATGGAGTTTATTACGGACAGTGATATGTCCATGATGGAGGAGTATATACGGAAAATTGATGTGTCGATCCAAGAGAACAATTACGATGATTATCAAAAATATCAAACCGCTTTCCATAAGGTGTACATCGACAAGTGCAACAACCATACACTGATTACGATGATGGAATCATTGCAAAACAGTTTTATTCGGCAGTCCTATTTGAGCAACGACTCGGAAAAACTTTATGTCATCTTAAAACAAATGAACGACCAACATAAACAGATCTTGCGTTATTTTAAAGAACGAGATTCAGATGCTTTGGCGAACTTGATCCAATTCCATCACTGGAAGATTGAGCATCCTGAGATGATTTAA
- a CDS encoding homoserine dehydrogenase, translated as MTHKVALLGFGVVGQGLAEILETKADALYANVGFEAKVVAISDLMKGSLYHPDGLDLSLALRIVGETGSLQGYPDTPGLIKGWDSFQTIRESNADTIVEMTFTDIKTGQPAIDHCKAAFESKKNIVMSNKGPVSLAFRELETVAKQNGVRWCYEGTVMSGTPSIRMPLVSLVGNDISEIRGILNGTTNYILTRMEEGLTYEDALAEAQSLGYAEADPRNDVEGFDAQYKVTILANTIMNAHIQRDEIAREGISKLTPQDIQWAKENKKRWKLIARVVKEGEHVMAKVGPEAIPLTDPLAGVLGAQNAITYYCDLAGPITLIGAGAGRTETGFSILIDLINISRGQL; from the coding sequence ATGACACACAAAGTAGCATTACTCGGTTTTGGAGTGGTAGGACAAGGATTGGCGGAAATTTTGGAAACGAAAGCGGACGCTTTATACGCAAATGTAGGTTTCGAGGCGAAAGTAGTAGCGATTTCTGATCTGATGAAAGGCTCCCTCTATCATCCAGACGGTCTGGATCTCTCTTTGGCTTTACGTATTGTGGGCGAAACGGGCAGTTTGCAGGGCTACCCTGATACCCCTGGCTTAATCAAAGGCTGGGACAGCTTTCAAACGATTAGGGAAAGCAATGCGGATACGATCGTAGAAATGACGTTCACGGATATTAAAACAGGTCAGCCAGCGATCGATCATTGTAAGGCTGCCTTTGAAAGTAAGAAAAATATCGTGATGAGCAACAAGGGACCCGTTTCTCTGGCATTCCGAGAGTTGGAGACAGTAGCAAAACAAAACGGGGTTCGCTGGTGCTATGAAGGAACAGTTATGAGTGGAACGCCATCCATCCGTATGCCACTCGTTTCATTGGTAGGTAACGACATCTCCGAAATTCGCGGAATTCTCAATGGAACAACAAACTATATCCTCACTAGGATGGAGGAAGGATTGACCTATGAGGACGCCTTGGCAGAAGCGCAATCTCTCGGGTATGCAGAGGCAGATCCGCGAAACGATGTCGAAGGCTTTGATGCTCAATATAAAGTAACGATTTTGGCAAACACGATCATGAACGCTCATATTCAAAGAGACGAGATCGCGCGTGAAGGAATTTCGAAACTTACCCCACAAGACATTCAATGGGCAAAAGAAAATAAGAAAAGATGGAAGCTGATCGCACGAGTTGTTAAAGAAGGGGAGCATGTAATGGCAAAGGTTGGTCCCGAAGCAATCCCGTTAACCGACCCGTTGGCAGGCGTATTAGGGGCGCAAAACGCGATCACCTATTACTGCGATTTGGCAGGTCCGATTACGCTTATCGGTGCAGGAGCTGGGCGTACAGAGACTGGCTTCTCTATTCTCATTGATTTGATCAACATTAGCCGTGGCCAATTGTAG
- a CDS encoding COG4705 family protein, translated as MALNQNKLKILQSKVPEVTIFFWIIKVLCTTVGETFADFLNFNLGFGLMFTTATMGITFFIVLFLQFRATKYIPGIYWVTVVLISVFGTLVTDNLTDNVGVPLETSTAVFSVLLGLTFLFWYRSEKTLSIHSIYTRKREVFYWLTILFTFALGTAIGDLFSEQLGLGYLYTGITVILIIVCVLLAWSFLSLDGVLAFWIVYILTRPLGASIGDYLSQAKNNGGLGLGTTVTSVIFLIAILAIIVFLAVTKFDRLAKTEAVDTEQTNGSKKNALMQTIAALCIFLAVGIGGYVELSNHIASQAASAPATLTGQLTEFIKIENDLLTNVNANDFALANKGADDLEHQWDVAEPVLRKIDGTTWTKIDETIDIALAAVRSGTPDAIQCQSVLSDSVRVLNEANQSSSQTDSPQTTAARKPQTDTKQVSLFGKLTNFVTIENRMLTYVNENDFASAKKGADDLEHQWDVAEPTLRKIDDPAWTKIDETIDAALAAVRSENPDARKCASALTDSLSIVNVENK; from the coding sequence ATGGCACTCAACCAAAACAAATTGAAAATTTTACAGAGCAAGGTACCTGAGGTTACGATTTTCTTCTGGATTATTAAGGTCCTATGCACGACTGTCGGTGAAACATTTGCCGATTTCCTCAATTTTAATCTCGGATTTGGTTTAATGTTTACTACCGCTACTATGGGAATCACGTTTTTCATTGTTTTATTTCTACAATTCCGAGCAACGAAATATATTCCAGGCATTTATTGGGTAACGGTTGTGCTGATCAGCGTGTTTGGGACGTTGGTTACTGATAATTTGACAGACAATGTTGGAGTACCTCTTGAGACCAGTACAGCAGTATTCTCCGTACTGCTAGGGTTAACGTTTCTTTTTTGGTATCGGAGTGAAAAAACACTCTCCATTCACTCGATTTACACGAGGAAACGAGAGGTTTTCTATTGGCTTACCATTCTTTTCACCTTTGCGCTTGGTACAGCTATCGGCGATTTGTTTTCCGAGCAACTCGGTCTCGGTTATCTATACACTGGAATAACCGTCATTTTGATCATCGTTTGTGTACTTTTGGCTTGGAGCTTTTTGAGTCTTGATGGAGTATTAGCGTTTTGGATTGTTTATATTCTTACTCGTCCACTCGGAGCATCAATTGGAGATTATCTATCTCAAGCAAAAAATAATGGCGGGTTAGGTTTGGGGACAACCGTCACAAGTGTCATTTTCCTTATAGCGATTTTAGCGATCATCGTTTTTCTTGCGGTGACAAAATTTGATCGTTTAGCAAAAACGGAAGCAGTAGATACGGAACAAACAAATGGAAGTAAGAAAAATGCGTTGATGCAAACCATAGCCGCACTCTGTATTTTCTTAGCTGTTGGTATAGGCGGTTATGTCGAGTTAAGCAATCATATCGCATCGCAAGCTGCTTCTGCACCAGCGACACTAACCGGACAATTAACCGAATTTATTAAAATTGAAAATGATTTGCTTACCAACGTAAATGCGAATGACTTTGCTTTAGCGAATAAAGGAGCCGACGATCTGGAACACCAATGGGATGTAGCGGAGCCTGTGTTGAGAAAAATCGATGGAACGACATGGACCAAGATTGATGAAACAATTGACATTGCATTGGCAGCTGTACGTTCAGGAACCCCTGATGCCATCCAGTGCCAATCTGTGCTTTCTGATTCGGTACGTGTCTTAAACGAAGCAAATCAATCATCCTCACAAACCGATTCTCCACAAACGACAGCAGCTAGAAAACCGCAAACCGATACGAAACAAGTGTCATTATTTGGGAAATTAACCAATTTTGTTACAATAGAAAACAGGATGCTTACCTATGTTAACGAAAACGACTTTGCTTCAGCGAAAAAAGGAGCCGATGATCTAGAACATCAATGGGATGTAGCGGAGCCTACGCTGAGAAAAATTGATGACCCTGCGTGGACCAAAATCGATGAAACCATTGATGCTGCATTGGCAGCCGTACGTTCAGAAAATCCGGATGCCCGCAAGTGCGCGTCAGCACTTACCGATTCTCTTAGCATCGTAAACGTCGAAAATAAATAA
- the mmuM gene encoding homocysteine S-methyltransferase has protein sequence MNPIATILEKFPMMILDGAMATELERHGCNLNDSLWSAKVLMENPELIKRVHTEYFLAGADCAITASYQASVEGFVRLGMSQRDALLLIQASVQIAVQARDEFWKNSDGRLDRPKPIVAASVGPYGAYLADGSEYRGAYELSEEELIDFHRPRMKALIDAGADILACETIPCLSEARALVRLLEEFPGVYAWISFSAKDELHISDGTSITECAIWLDKKEQIAALGINCTSPRNIPRLVQEIRSCTMKPIVVYPNAGERYDPTTKTWYGASSREGYGNNALEWYESGARLIGGCCRTKPEDIKAIADWARK, from the coding sequence ATGAATCCGATTGCAACGATTTTAGAGAAATTTCCGATGATGATCCTCGATGGCGCCATGGCCACTGAGCTTGAGCGTCACGGATGCAATCTGAACGATAGCCTATGGTCAGCAAAAGTGCTGATGGAAAATCCCGAGTTAATTAAACGTGTGCATACGGAGTATTTTTTGGCGGGGGCTGACTGCGCGATCACAGCCAGCTATCAGGCTTCGGTGGAAGGATTTGTCCGGCTGGGAATGAGCCAGAGGGATGCGCTTCTTCTCATTCAGGCGTCCGTTCAGATAGCCGTACAAGCACGGGATGAATTTTGGAAAAACTCAGATGGCCGCCTGGATCGGCCAAAGCCTATTGTAGCTGCTTCAGTCGGTCCGTATGGTGCTTATTTGGCTGATGGCTCCGAATACCGAGGAGCTTATGAACTGAGCGAAGAGGAACTGATCGATTTCCACAGGCCTAGGATGAAAGCACTGATTGATGCAGGCGCCGATATACTTGCCTGCGAAACGATACCATGCTTGAGCGAAGCCAGAGCACTTGTCAGACTTCTGGAAGAATTTCCTGGAGTTTATGCGTGGATCAGCTTCAGTGCAAAAGACGAACTGCATATATCAGACGGCACATCGATCACGGAATGTGCAATATGGCTAGATAAAAAAGAGCAAATAGCCGCTTTAGGCATTAACTGCACGTCGCCCAGGAATATTCCTAGGCTTGTTCAGGAAATACGCAGTTGCACAATGAAGCCGATCGTCGTATATCCGAATGCAGGGGAGCGGTATGACCCGACAACCAAGACGTGGTACGGAGCATCTTCTAGAGAAGGCTATGGCAACAATGCCCTTGAATGGTATGAATCTGGCGCTCGATTAATCGGCGGCTGCTGCAGAACAAAACCGGAAGACATAAAGGCCATCGCTGATTGGGCGCGGAAGTAA
- a CDS encoding S-layer homology domain-containing protein yields MKRLLSSFLVTSLMLGVTISFPSALHAMGTTLIQKGSVRSDFDTHQYKSDIEYVIEKRVMWKYPDGTFRPTTQMTQSQLLTTLVTVMQLKEKAPLAQLPPGHWAKDIYEKANNRKPVPASRSSPHFKVFAYRIQQYYSRHENN; encoded by the coding sequence ATGAAGAGATTACTTAGCTCATTCCTTGTTACATCATTAATGTTAGGGGTTACAATATCTTTCCCTTCAGCTCTCCATGCTATGGGAACTACTCTGATCCAAAAAGGCTCAGTTCGATCCGATTTTGATACTCATCAGTATAAATCTGACATTGAATACGTTATTGAAAAGAGAGTGATGTGGAAGTACCCTGATGGAACATTTAGACCTACAACTCAAATGACACAAAGTCAGCTCCTAACTACTCTGGTTACCGTCATGCAATTGAAAGAAAAGGCACCTCTGGCCCAATTACCTCCAGGTCACTGGGCGAAAGACATTTATGAAAAGGCAAACAACAGAAAGCCCGTTCCAGCGAGCAGAAGCAGCCCACATTTTAAAGTTTTTGCATATCGAATACAACAGTATTATAGCCGGCATGAAAATAACTGA
- a CDS encoding aldehyde dehydrogenase family protein — protein MMTETFIKKKMFLAGKWVSRDKEMNVHNPHDNSIIATVPAANEDDVLFAIEEAKDGQTIAAAIPVHERMAIIHRAADWISENKELYAKVIALEGSKTIREARKEVRRCVETLRISAEEARRIYGETIQFDQMPGSENRVGYYYRFPVGIITAITPFNDPLNLVAHKIGPAIAAGNAIIVKPAPTTPLSALLLAEAFDRAGLPPKVLSIITGFTNDMGEALITHPAIRMISFTGGLATGEAIMKKAGLKKMSMELGSNSPVIVLKDADLELAVESSVSGAFWAAGQNCLGVQRIYAQEEIYDEFVDRFVTLTKQYRVGDKLSEETDMGPMISENEAKRVENWVTEAVQKGATLLCGGIRNGAYYEPTVLINVPANCKIAKDEVFGPVVSIFKVADLDTAIREANQVPFGLQAGIFTREVDKAFSAIYKLEVGGVMINDSSDYRIDAMPFGGVKGSGIGREGIAFALQEMTEPKVVCFRLLT, from the coding sequence ATGATGACGGAAACTTTCATTAAAAAAAAGATGTTTCTAGCTGGGAAGTGGGTATCCCGCGATAAAGAAATGAACGTTCATAATCCGCATGATAATAGCATCATTGCAACGGTGCCGGCTGCTAATGAGGACGACGTACTGTTCGCCATTGAAGAGGCAAAAGATGGACAAACGATAGCGGCGGCCATTCCAGTGCATGAGCGGATGGCTATCATCCATCGTGCTGCTGATTGGATTTCCGAGAACAAAGAACTTTATGCGAAGGTCATTGCTCTTGAGGGAAGTAAAACGATCCGGGAAGCAAGAAAGGAAGTAAGGCGTTGTGTAGAGACATTGCGGATCAGTGCGGAAGAAGCCAGACGAATTTACGGAGAAACGATACAATTTGACCAAATGCCAGGCAGCGAAAATCGCGTCGGCTATTACTACCGTTTTCCGGTTGGCATCATTACTGCCATCACACCGTTTAACGATCCGTTGAACCTCGTCGCACACAAAATCGGACCCGCGATTGCTGCTGGAAATGCCATTATTGTCAAACCTGCGCCAACGACACCTTTGAGTGCCTTGCTGCTTGCAGAAGCATTTGATAGAGCGGGACTTCCTCCGAAGGTGCTCTCCATTATTACTGGCTTTACGAATGACATGGGGGAGGCATTAATCACTCATCCGGCAATTCGAATGATTTCGTTTACAGGTGGGCTAGCTACTGGAGAAGCGATCATGAAAAAAGCCGGGCTAAAAAAGATGAGCATGGAGCTAGGCTCCAACTCACCCGTCATCGTCTTGAAAGATGCTGATTTGGAACTAGCGGTAGAGTCGTCTGTGTCGGGTGCGTTTTGGGCAGCTGGTCAAAATTGTCTAGGAGTACAGCGCATTTATGCACAGGAAGAAATTTATGATGAATTCGTTGATCGGTTCGTCACGCTTACGAAACAATACCGAGTCGGAGACAAATTATCGGAAGAAACCGATATGGGTCCCATGATCTCGGAAAACGAAGCGAAACGAGTTGAGAATTGGGTGACTGAAGCGGTGCAGAAAGGTGCGACGCTGCTTTGCGGGGGGATACGTAACGGTGCCTATTACGAACCGACCGTATTAATCAATGTGCCGGCGAATTGCAAGATTGCGAAGGATGAAGTATTTGGTCCGGTCGTTTCTATTTTCAAGGTCGCGGATTTGGATACTGCTATACGTGAAGCGAACCAAGTACCTTTCGGACTTCAAGCTGGCATTTTCACACGTGAAGTAGACAAGGCATTTTCTGCTATTTACAAGCTAGAAGTGGGAGGTGTTATGATTAACGATAGTTCTGATTACCGTATCGATGCGATGCCGTTCGGTGGTGTGAAAGGATCGGGAATTGGTCGTGAGGGAATTGCCTTTGCCCTGCAAGAAATGACCGAACCGAAAGTAGTATGCTTCAGACTTTTAACGTAA
- a CDS encoding DUF4241 domain-containing protein yields MKHNCPAFFETAFDEGYTQEQEGYSYRLFREDMGKLQIKTGKIVANDPFVMFETEPFQEVFPKGSFSVQLAIAQVQSLSNDEQTDDALEPDERVALARIVFSDKPVVSWKMAVWPESDVSQLGEGEFFGYGVDAGTGSFMDTEACALLEREMEKDEMFYETLTKKMDQTYKHTRSWGLIDLAEGSNVAMFSTGWGDGSYASYIGYDTEGQIARLVTDFYLLDWMRTAEE; encoded by the coding sequence ATGAAACATAACTGCCCTGCCTTTTTTGAAACGGCATTTGACGAAGGGTATACACAAGAGCAGGAAGGCTATTCATACAGGCTGTTCCGTGAAGATATGGGCAAGCTTCAAATAAAAACCGGAAAAATCGTAGCGAACGATCCGTTTGTCATGTTTGAGACTGAGCCGTTTCAGGAGGTTTTCCCAAAAGGGAGCTTTTCCGTACAGCTTGCTATTGCCCAAGTTCAATCCCTGTCAAACGATGAGCAAACGGATGACGCTCTGGAGCCAGATGAACGGGTAGCATTGGCACGGATTGTCTTCTCAGATAAACCTGTCGTGTCTTGGAAAATGGCTGTTTGGCCGGAGTCAGATGTGTCACAGCTTGGCGAAGGTGAATTTTTTGGCTACGGTGTGGATGCGGGGACAGGCTCGTTCATGGATACAGAGGCTTGCGCGCTTTTGGAACGAGAAATGGAGAAGGACGAAATGTTTTATGAGACATTGACAAAGAAAATGGATCAAACATATAAACACACGCGGAGTTGGGGGCTAATAGATTTGGCGGAAGGCTCTAATGTGGCTATGTTTTCAACAGGTTGGGGAGACGGCAGCTACGCGAGCTATATCGGTTATGATACGGAAGGACAGATCGCACGTTTGGTAACAGATTTTTACTTGTTGGATTGGATGAGAACTGCTGAAGAATAG